The Streptomyces sp. NBC_00162 genome window below encodes:
- a CDS encoding helix-turn-helix domain-containing protein translates to MSIGNANSPEEERPSTDDRSEDRIVERSVEGPSIGTALKKARIAAGLTVDEVSSTTRVRIPIVHAIEEDDFTRCGGDVYARGHIRTLARAVHLDPAPLIESYDAAHGGRPAPTPAAPMFEAERLRPERQRPNWTAAMVAAIVAVIGFVGFTAFSGGDEKAKKPVAEGSAAPKPAPKQSGGKPAAQPQQTPQAPLAPKPEPSDSAIAAAPKDLVTVVLTADTGESWISAKDHNGRLLFDGTLTQGQSKTFTDKESVDLVLGDAGAVKLFVNGKEIKDDFQPGQVERLTYTKEDPLQEQPQAG, encoded by the coding sequence GTGTCCATCGGCAACGCCAACTCCCCCGAAGAAGAGCGTCCTTCGACCGACGACCGGTCCGAGGACCGCATCGTCGAACGTTCCGTCGAAGGACCGTCCATCGGGACGGCCCTCAAGAAGGCCCGGATCGCCGCCGGGCTCACCGTCGACGAGGTCAGCTCCACCACCCGCGTGCGCATCCCGATCGTGCACGCGATCGAAGAGGACGACTTCACGCGCTGCGGCGGCGACGTCTACGCCCGCGGCCACATCCGTACGCTCGCCCGCGCCGTCCACCTCGATCCGGCACCCCTGATCGAGAGCTACGACGCGGCCCACGGCGGTCGGCCGGCACCCACCCCCGCCGCGCCGATGTTCGAGGCAGAGCGCCTCCGCCCCGAGAGGCAGCGGCCCAACTGGACCGCCGCCATGGTCGCCGCCATCGTCGCCGTGATCGGCTTCGTGGGCTTCACCGCCTTCAGCGGCGGCGACGAGAAGGCCAAGAAGCCGGTGGCGGAAGGTTCCGCCGCCCCGAAGCCCGCTCCCAAGCAGAGCGGCGGGAAGCCGGCCGCGCAGCCCCAGCAGACGCCCCAGGCCCCGCTGGCGCCCAAGCCGGAGCCTTCCGACAGCGCGATCGCCGCCGCGCCCAAGGACCTCGTCACGGTCGTCCTGACGGCCGACACCGGCGAGAGCTGGATCTCGGCCAAGGACCACAACGGCCGGCTGCTCTTCGACGGCACCCTGACCCAGGGCCAGTCCAAGACGTTCACGGACAAGGAGTCCGTCGACCTCGTGCTCGGGGACGCCGGGGCCGTGAAGCTCTTCGTTAACGGCAAGGAGATCAAGGACGACTTCCAGCCGGGCCAGGTGGAACGTCTCACATACACCAAGGAAGACCCCCTCCAGGAACAGCCCCAGGCGGGCTGA